GGGCCGGGGCGCATCCGCCCGCGCACCTTGGTCGCCAGCACGATCTCGTCGCGGTCGGCGTACTCGGCCAGCGCCCGGCCGACGATCTCCTCGCTGCTGCCGTCGGAGTAGACGTTGGCGGTGTCGAAGAAGTTGACGCCGGCCTCGACCGCGCGCTTGATGAACGGCCTGCCGCTCTCCTCGCCGAGGGTCCAGGCGTGCTTGCCGCGCCCGGGTTCGCCGTAGCTCATGCAGCCCAGGCAGATCCGGGAGACGTCCAGGCCCGTCGAGCCCAGCTTCACGTACTCCATCCGCTCCTCCTCGCCCAGCGTGTCCGCACCGCGCGCCGCGGCTGCGCGCCACCACGGTATCGGCGCGCCCGGCGGGCGGTGGCGCCCGCTCCCCCGGGCGCGCGGGTCAGCGGAACCAGGCGTTTCCCTCGGTGAGGCAGCGGGCCAGGTAGTCGCGCAGGGACACCGAGACGAGGCGCCGCTGGTCGGTCTCGTGGTCCCAGAAGACGACGCCGGGGCCGTAGTCGGTGTGGACATAGGCGAACTGCGGCCCCATGTCGCTGTCGCCGAAGAACATCAACTGCTCGAACGGCGCGTACAACTCCAGGTAGTCGGGCTCGGCGCGCATGGCGAGGTTGTCCTCGACGATCCGCTCCGCCGGCCAGACGACGGCGTCGCCGTACTCGTTGTGCACTCCGTTGGTCTCGCGCAGCAGAGCGGCCAACTCCAGCGGCAGCGGGAGATCGAGGACCTTCTCGATCTCCGCGAACAGCGCCTCGTCGGCGGGCTCGGCCAGCTCCGCTTCGGGGTACAGGTCACCAATCATTTCACGCCACACATCTTGAATCATCACAGCTCGTGCCGAGACGCGGGAAATCAACGGGGGCGAGTCCCGATATTCGCGCACCGGTTTTCATCCGGCCGCAAACGGCGCGCCGCGCGGCCGGCCGGGCGGGCGGCGCGCCCGCGCTCACCGGACCGGCAGCGCCGCCCCGTGCTCGGACTCGGGCCGGGGGCCGTGGATGCGGCGCTCCTCGGCCCTGATCTCGACGTCGTTGATGCTGGCCTCGCGCCGACGCATCAGGCCCATGTCGTCGAACTCCCACAGTTCGTTGCCGTAGCTGCGCCAGGTGCGGCCGGACTCGTCGTGCCACTCGTACTGGAAGCGCACCGCGATGCGGTTGCCGCGGAAGCCCCACAGCTCCTTGCGCAGCGCGTAGTCGAGCTCCCGCTTCCACTTGCGGGTCAGGAAGTCCACGATCTCCACACGCCCCTTGATGAACTCCTGGCGGTTGCGCCAGACGGAGTCCTCGGTGTAGGCCAGCGCGACCCGTTCGGGGTCGCGGGTGTTCCAGGCGTCCTCGGCGGCCTGCACCTTGCGCCGGGCGCCGGCCTCGTCGAAGGGCG
This sequence is a window from Spinactinospora alkalitolerans. Protein-coding genes within it:
- a CDS encoding nuclear transport factor 2 family protein, with the protein product MTARPPLPPFDEAGARRKVQAAEDAWNTRDPERVALAYTEDSVWRNRQEFIKGRVEIVDFLTRKWKRELDYALRKELWGFRGNRIAVRFQYEWHDESGRTWRSYGNELWEFDDMGLMRRREASINDVEIRAEERRIHGPRPESEHGAALPVR
- a CDS encoding SMI1/KNR4 family protein; amino-acid sequence: MIQDVWREMIGDLYPEAELAEPADEALFAEIEKVLDLPLPLELAALLRETNGVHNEYGDAVVWPAERIVEDNLAMRAEPDYLELYAPFEQLMFFGDSDMGPQFAYVHTDYGPGVVFWDHETDQRRLVSVSLRDYLARCLTEGNAWFR